From the genome of Candidatus Thermoplasmatota archaeon:
TTTCGGACATGCACGACGCCTTCCCCCAGGATGCGACGGAGACGCTCGACACGGACGGCGACGGCGTGGGGAACAACGTCGATGCAGACGATGACAACGACGGTGTCCTCGACGCGGCCGACGCCTTCCCGCTCAATCGGAACGAGTACCTGGACACGGACTCCGACGGCATCGGGAACAACGCGGACGTCGATGACGACAATGACGGCGTTCTCGACGCGGCCGACGCATTCCCGCTGGACCCCACGGAGACCCTGGACACGGACGGCGACGGCGTGGGGAACGCATTGGACACGGACGATGACAACGACGGTGCTCTGGACGACGAGGACCTGTTCCCGCTCAACTCGTTCGACGTCACGGACTTCGACGGTGACGGCGTAGGGGACAACACCGACAACGACGACGACAACGACGGCGTGCCGGACTGGGCGGATGCCTTCCCGCAGGATGCGAGCCGGTTCGAGCAGGACAACTTCTCGACGATCCTGCTGCTCGTGTTGGTCATACTGGTGATAATCGTCCTCGTGCTCATGCTCCTCCGAAGAGGCGGAGGGACGAAGGAAGAGGAGGCTTCCGAGCCACCACCGCCGAAGTAGAGCGTCGGGTCCCGAGGGCGTTTCGCCTCAGTCACTAGGGCTACTTCCAGTGAGCCTTAGGGCGGTTCCGGAGGGGCGGGCAACCATCGCGGGAGATTCGGTCCGGGATGCGTGGGGCAGCTCTACACGCGAGGATCGCTCCTCAGAGCTTTCCTGAACGCGGCGTGCTCCTCCAATGAGTCGAACGTTACTATTGGACCAGCCTGCCCGCACTTGCGACAGTGTTATGAACCTATGAAGACCCCTCTTGGCGTGTGAATCGCCTTCAAATCCGTTTCGCCACACTTCATGCACGCCGTGATGCGCATTCCGTCGCTGTACTTCCCCTCCATGGTCCTTCCTCCTTCCTGCGAATATGAGCAGGGATATCATTAGGATTGCGACGGCCGCCCTGACCGGCGCTGGTGAGGCTCCATCAGTTGCCCCTCACCTTTCCCGGGCGTCTACAGGTAGCCCACTGGGAATCGGATGCCAGCGCCCACTATTCAATCTCTTTCAGCCACTCATCGTCTAGCAGCTCGTCCAGGCCCTGTTCTTCCAAGGTCTCGGCCTCTTCCAGCTCCGCAGGCTCCTCATCGAGCACCTCGATCTCCTCGGGCTTCCGGCGTTTGGCCACGAGCACGAGAAGGAGGACAACCACGACCGCGATTATCAGGATGACCCACCAGTAGTCCGCTAGACCTGCCGCGTCAGCGGGCTCGGTCTCAGGCATCAGGTACACATCCCCGACGTCGACCTCATTCGCCAGCACGGTCGCCTGCAGATCGGTAACAGTCTCCATCTCGTACCCGTCGGCCCATGCCCTGAGGTCGAATGTCCCGAGCGGGAGGTCCTGGATGAGGAATCGTCCCGTGGGTGTGCTCGTGTCCGAGCCCAGCAAGTTGCCGCTCAGGTCGTAGGCCTCAACCGTGGCGCCATCGATGATCGCCAACGTCTCCACGTCCCTCACGACTCCGGAAACCGAGCCTCGAATCTCGTCGAGCTGAAGCGTGGCAGTCTCCCAGCCGCCGGCGGTGAGCGTCACCGTCTCATTGTCCTCCGCGTAACCACTCAACGACGCGCGGACGGTGTAGGCTCCCGCGCTCAGGTCGGTGAAGTTGAACTCCCCGCTCGAGCCCGTCGTCTGCGTGCTCAGAACGGTCTGGTCGGCCATCAGGTCAACGACGGCCCCCGCCAGCAGGGTGAGGTCCTGGTCAGTCACCGTCCCGCTGATGCTACCCGTGGCAGCGATACCGGAGACGACAAGGCTCGCGTCCTCGCTGTCCGTCATCGTGCCGTCGCTTCCAGTGGCGGTGAGAGTGTGCGTTGTCTGCGTGAGAGAGCCCGTGTTGCTGATAGTCAGGACGGACATCTCGGTCGCGTCCGCCACCAGCACGAGCGTCGAGGGATTGAAGGTCCTCTGCGCCGGCACAGCCAGCCCGCTCAGGCTCAAGCTCACAGACCCTGCGTACGTGTTGTGGGACGAGACGTTCACGTAGTATGTCGTCACCTCTCCCGCGGCTATCTGCCTCGAGACGGGCGAGATGTGGACCTCAAAGTAGGGTCCGACTATCTCCTGGTACTCCGCGATGATCGTCGCGCTTCCCGCCACCGTGTAGCTCACCGGATTGTCCGTCGGGCCGTAATCCCAGTACAGGAACTCGTAGTCCGTTCCGCCGACGTCCGCCGGGTCCTCCACGCCTATGTTGTCCGTCATACCATCGTTGAACCACTCGCTGTAGGGTGTCGTTCCGACCACCCCGGCGTCCGTCGAGACCGTTATGCCCAAGAGCGGGGTGCCGCCAACCTCGGCGCGAACGATCATCCAGTACTGGTGCAACCAAGCGGCATACGCTGTCATCGGGCCGTTCATCAATATCGGGTCGGACACCGCGTATTCGATTCCCGTCGCGTCCTGGTTCCAGCCCGCGAAGATGTAGCGCTCCACGTTCGGTATGACGACGTACGTGTCCGTGTCCAGGCCCGCGTAGGCCTGTGCCCCATCCTCGTACCAGCCCACTCCGGTGGGCGTTCCGTAGGACGTGTCCACGGTCAGGTAGTACTCGTGCGTCCACTGTGCATTGGCTGTCTTGGGGCCGTTCATGACGATCGAATCGGACGCCATGTAATCGATACCGGTGGCGTCCCCGGTCCATTGCAGGAACACGAACCTCTCCTCGCCCGGCGTCACGACATAGATGCCGATATCCAGACCGGCAGGCACGGCGGTCATCTCCTCAAACCATCCCTCTCCGATCGGGGTTCCATATGTGCTCTGTATCGAGAGCGAGTACTCGTGCCGCCAGATCGCATCCGCCGTCTTCGGGGAGTCCATCAGGATCCCGTCGGATTGCAGGTAGTCGGAGCCCGCGGCGTCCCCGCCCCAGTTCGAGAAGATGTACCTCTCCTCGTTCGGGACGATGACGACCAGGTCGATGTCGAGCCCCGCGAAGACCGTGGCGCCGGGATCGAACCATCCCTCACCCGAGGGCGTTCCGTACGGGCTCGTGACCGTGAGGTAGAACTGCTGCTGCCAGATCCCGTCCGCAGCCATGGGTTGGTCCATCATTATCGGGTCGGACTGCAGGTAGTTCGCGCCCGTCGCATCTCCTCCCCAGCTGGCGAAGAGCCATCTCTCCGCGTTCGGGGTCACGACATACATGTCAATATCAAGCCCTGCGTAGGCGAGCGTCCCGCCATCGTACCAGCCCTCCCCGCTGGTCGTTCCGTACGGGCTCTGGACGGTCAGATAGAACTGCTGCATCCAATCAGCCTGCGCGAATTTCGCGGAGTCCATTGAAATCGGATCGGACTGCAAGTAGTCGACGCCGGATGCGTCACCTGCCCACTGATAGAAAGCCCAACGTTCTTGGTTCGGTGTCACCACCCATGTGTCGATGTCCAGGCCCGCATACGCGTCCGTCATCTGATCGTACCAGCCCTCCCCGAAGGTCGTGCCATACGTGCTGTCCACGGTGAGGTAGAACTGCTGCGTCCAGAGAGCGGTCGCCAACCTCGGCATGATCATGTCTATCGGGTCCGACTGCGAGTAGTCCAGCCCCGAGGCGTCCGTGCCCCACGAAGTGAAGACGAACCTCTCGGCGTTGGGTATGGCGATGTACACGTCCGTGTCCAGACCCGCATAGGCCTGCCATCCGCTGTCGTACCACCCCTCCCCGCTCGTGACCCCGTACGGGCTAGTGACTGTCAGGTAGAACTGCTCTTGCCATATGGCCAGGGCCGTCTTCGGCATGTCCATCATGATCGGTAGCGACTGCGAGTAGTCCACGCCGGTGGCATCGCCGCCCCACTGGGAGAACACGAACCTGTCCGCGTTCGGCACGACGACGTATACGTCCGTGTCGAGCCCCGCATATGCATCTGTCATCTCGTCGTACCATCCCTCCCCGTTCGTGATCCCGTACGAGCTCGTGACAGTGAGGTAGTACTGCCTCGTGAAGGTGGCGGTCAGCGTGTCCGGTCCGGATATCACGATGCTGTGCCCCTGCGGTCCCAGGTCGCTCCACAGGCTGAAGACATACTGCACGCCGGGTCCTCCAGACTGGGGAGAGACGACGTCTATGAAGTGCATCGACCCCTCGTCCCACCAGAAGCTCTGCGGTGTTGGATAGGTGATAGTGTCTATCTCTACGTTCAGACCGGGCGGGTTCGTGCCGAAGTCGATCTGATACTGGATCCCGAAGTTGGCTGTTATCGTACCAGGTCCGTTGACAGTGATGACGTGGCTCTGGGGGAGCGAGTCGCTCCAGCTCAGGAAGACGTATCTCATGCCCATCCCGCCAGATTGCGGGGACGGGGCGTTCAGATCATGCATCGACCCCTCTTCCCACCAGAAGCTCTGCGGCGCCACGTACGTGGAGGCATCTATCTCCACGTCCAGGCCGGTCGGGTTCGTGTCGATTGTCACGTAGTACTCCCGAATGAAGAAGCAGGTGTATGTCCTGTCCCCCAGGACGGTGATGTCGTGCAGTTGCGGGCCGAAATCGCTCCAGTAATCGAAGACCCACCTGCTCGATCCGGTATCCAGCTGCGGCGAGGGGGCGAATATCTCGTGGTCGGAACCGATGAACCACCAGTACGACTTCGGGAGAATCTCAAGCATCCCGTCGATCCGCGCCTGCAAGCCTCCCACGGCGGGGTTTGCCAGGAAGCTGACCCGGTGCTGGAACATGAAGCCCGCGGTGTAGATCGTGTCGAGCGTCGTCGCCTGCACGGAGTGGTTCTGAGCCCCCGTGTCGCTCCAGTCCAGCCATACCGCGCGTGCTGTTGCATTGATGTTCTGCGGCGACGGCACGTCGAACGAATGGTTCAGGCCTGCGGGCCAGTTGTACGCTTTGGGCAGGGTGATGTTCTGGCCGTCCACGAACATGTACAGGCCGGTGATGTTTGCATCGACCGTCACTCGGCTGCCCGGTGTCGTGTAGAAGATGTCCCAATCCCCGATCCTATTGTCCATCCACGCAACTGCCGGATACCACGTGCCCCCTCGGTTCTGCGTCGTGAGACCCTTCGGTGACCCTGGAGATGGCGACGCAACGGAGTCCGTGGGGATGGCGGTGGAAAATCCGCCAGTCATGTCCGTATTGACTGAGATATAATAGAGGTAGTTGGTTGCGACGGTAAATACCATGTGGAAGCGTCCGCCGGTGGATGTGCTTGTCGTTCCCTCTCCGTCCACTGTCAGCTCGGGGGCGCGATCGTTCAAGCCAGGCGTGTCGAAGAAGTCAAACCCCCAGCCCGCACCAGGTGTCGTTGGGTCCAGGTCATATACGTATTCCATACGATAGTCCGTTGGGACTTCCAGGTGCCACGCTACCATCAACGTGTCTCCGTCCCTCGATGCAGCGACAGTCAGTCCGCCCTTTAGTTCCGGGCTGGACCACAGAGTTCCGGGTCCGAGCCAGGTCATACCGTTGTCCTCAGACCAGAGAATCCGCACCTCTATCGAGTCGATGAAGTGCAGCATATAGATCCTCGGCAGCGCGTCCGTGCACCGCTGGTACTCGAGCTTGGGACTCGAGTAGATTGCCATGTCACCCATGCCGTAGTCGTACAAGGGAAGCCACGACACGCCCATGTCAGGGCTTCCGTAAACGTGCAGGTCGTGG
Proteins encoded in this window:
- a CDS encoding thrombospondin type 3 repeat-containing protein, with the translated sequence SDMHDAFPQDATETLDTDGDGVGNNVDADDDNDGVLDAADAFPLNRNEYLDTDSDGIGNNADVDDDNDGVLDAADAFPLDPTETLDTDGDGVGNALDTDDDNDGALDDEDLFPLNSFDVTDFDGDGVGDNTDNDDDNDGVPDWADAFPQDASRFEQDNFSTILLLVLVILVIIVLVLMLLRRGGGTKEEEASEPPPPK
- a CDS encoding carboxypeptidase regulatory-like domain-containing protein, with amino-acid sequence MKERMHFVRMIVLCLMAAFLAVAVLTFGASERAQAGTSEPEPLGDAGSGWIFDEGVNFIPNVDVNPDLATGPGGTLHAAWQHDANGMGNWDICYASSVDGGKTWSLCVLVASFNIETNPDIAVSPQDGRIFIAYEMEQVAGNREIFVAYSDDGVGWFSVMVSAGPMDEFNPSITLEHDMPVYRVHVAFEEDVPGSGHDLHVYGSPDMGVSWLPLYDYGMGDMAIYSSPKLEYQRCTDALPRIYMLHFIDSIEVRILWSEDNGMTWLGPGTLWSSPELKGGLTVAASRDGDTLMVAWHLEVPTDYRMEYVYDLDPTTPGAGWGFDFFDTPGLNDRAPELTVDGEGTTSTSTGGRFHMVFTVATNYLYYISVNTDMTGGFSTAIPTDSVASPSPGSPKGLTTQNRGGTWYPAVAWMDNRIGDWDIFYTTPGSRVTVDANITGLYMFVDGQNITLPKAYNWPAGLNHSFDVPSPQNINATARAVWLDWSDTGAQNHSVQATTLDTIYTAGFMFQHRVSFLANPAVGGLQARIDGMLEILPKSYWWFIGSDHEIFAPSPQLDTGSSRWVFDYWSDFGPQLHDITVLGDRTYTCFFIREYYVTIDTNPTGLDVEIDASTYVAPQSFWWEEGSMHDLNAPSPQSGGMGMRYVFLSWSDSLPQSHVITVNGPGTITANFGIQYQIDFGTNPPGLNVEIDTITYPTPQSFWWDEGSMHFIDVVSPQSGGPGVQYVFSLWSDLGPQGHSIVISGPDTLTATFTRQYYLTVTSSYGITNGEGWYDEMTDAYAGLDTDVYVVVPNADRFVFSQWGGDATGVDYSQSLPIMMDMPKTALAIWQEQFYLTVTSPYGVTSGEGWYDSGWQAYAGLDTDVYIAIPNAERFVFTSWGTDASGLDYSQSDPIDMIMPRLATALWTQQFYLTVDSTYGTTFGEGWYDQMTDAYAGLDIDTWVVTPNQERWAFYQWAGDASGVDYLQSDPISMDSAKFAQADWMQQFYLTVQSPYGTTSGEGWYDGGTLAYAGLDIDMYVVTPNAERWLFASWGGDATGANYLQSDPIMMDQPMAADGIWQQQFYLTVTSPYGTPSGEGWFDPGATVFAGLDIDLVVIVPNEERYIFSNWGGDAAGSDYLQSDGILMDSPKTADAIWRHEYSLSIQSTYGTPIGEGWFEEMTAVPAGLDIGIYVVTPGEERFVFLQWTGDATGIDYMASDSIVMNGPKTANAQWTHEYYLTVDTSYGTPTGVGWYEDGAQAYAGLDTDTYVVIPNVERYIFAGWNQDATGIEYAVSDPILMNGPMTAYAAWLHQYWMIVRAEVGGTPLLGITVSTDAGVVGTTPYSEWFNDGMTDNIGVEDPADVGGTDYEFLYWDYGPTDNPVSYTVAGSATIIAEYQEIVGPYFEVHISPVSRQIAAGEVTTYYVNVSSHNTYAGSVSLSLSGLAVPAQRTFNPSTLVLVADATEMSVLTISNTGSLTQTTHTLTATGSDGTMTDSEDASLVVSGIAATGSISGTVTDQDLTLLAGAVVDLMADQTVLSTQTTGSSGEFNFTDLSAGAYTVRASLSGYAEDNETVTLTAGGWETATLQLDEIRGSVSGVVRDVETLAIIDGATVEAYDLSGNLLGSDTSTPTGRFLIQDLPLGTFDLRAWADGYEMETVTDLQATVLANEVDVGDVYLMPETEPADAAGLADYWWVILIIAVVVVLLLVLVAKRRKPEEIEVLDEEPAELEEAETLEEQGLDELLDDEWLKEIE